The window ACACAAAGCAGatctttgaatttttaaaggCAGCCCGATGATTAAGTGTTGTTTTCAAGCTCATATTTGAGACAATTATTCACAAACAAAAGTGCATCAAAGAATCAGCTCACGTTTATGGAATATGCAGTTCCCAGTACAAAGCTGACAGAAAGTGCCCATAGTAGTGGATATGAACGGATCATCCACCCAAGCCAAAAACTCTGCACATGGTAAAACAATAGCTTACTGCAGaataaatttataaaggatGACTTATGAATTTCAGATATCTATGTAATAACATAAAAAGGATTATAAAGGTGGTACACTTAATTGTTCTTCATTATCTGACAAGACATGGATATTCAAAACTATTATTAAGCAATTGAAGTCTGAAATATCTTTTTACCCACCAAGATGGCAAAAGATGATACAATCATCACACCAGTTATCACTGAATACTCCCCAGACGCCAATGGAAGATAAGGTTTATTTAcctgataataataataatgacaatTTGTCAGAGTTGCATCCAGGTTGCAATAATGTTTTGAGCAGATAGAAGAGAGTAAAGAACCACGACATAAAAAATCGAGTATTTAACTTTACAATTACAGAAATCAAAATAGATACTCTTGATAGTAAAACAAAAAGATATCTCCCTGCTGATAGAAACAGATTCAGCTTGAAACTGATGACCATCTGGAATTCTAATGCTATCCATactttgtatatttattatttaagaaaaaaatatgcaaatattCTCAAAACTTGAGCATTGAACATGCAAGTAGCTGTCTCTCCAATCTTCTTCAAAGAGATAATGCTCCTCCTAAGTGTTTGAAAGTTGGTTATCTGACCAGATAACAACCATTATACTTATACTCAACATGTTATAATCCACCTCGGTTCCATGAGATATTATGAAGTGATCAATATGTTTAGGAGGCTTTTCTGCCTCAGAACTGGTATTTCAGGTTTGGACTATCCTTTTGGGTATATAGCTTAACATTGCATTCtcatggggaaaaaaaaaaagaactccTTGGGAAAGGCTATGATATGGTCCATGTGAATAATGTGGCCCACATTCACATTATAAGCTAGACTAAGATGCATATGCCAATACTGATAGGTGCCATTGTGAGCATAGACTTATCAAGGAATGGACAGCTATTATCACCCCATCTCTCTCTTCTGGTACTAATTAGCCTAGCACACCATTGGCAACAAAGAACATAAACAGAAATAACAATTAGAAGCCTGTCATTTTATCCTCAAAATCGAAGTCATGCATACATTTGATGCTTCTAACTCAAGTAATTCAAGTTTACACATTCTGAAGATCTGAAGTAATTTTAATGACTTGCATGAATAcagaaataaatttgtgaaattttttggTCCTTCATATAATCTCAGTTTTTCATTCAATTTACGATACCCAAGAATCCTTGATTAGCCCTTGAGAAAAACTGGATTAGCccttgagaaaaaaaaaagttttcttgTCTTAACTTCTAAATGATTGCATATGGATGAATAGGTATTTCTTTTTGAAACTAACCTTGTCTATGTCTATGTCTGATATTTGGTTTAAgccaacaatatatatattcattaacAGCGCAGCAACAATGGCCTGGAACGATACAGGAAATGCATCAGTGTATGCAGCATCAATCAGATTCGAAAGATCATAATCATAGCTGATGAAAACTGGGCACACCTCAAGCACCCCACTAAAAAATAGCGGAGAAAAATCTGAAAGCTTTTCAACTGCAAGGAGAGAAACTGAGATTATGCTCAATGCCTGCACATCAAAACGCACTGTAAGTTTTCCTCGTATTTAACAAACCACACAGGTATATATCACGGACTCATCTCATAAAAATAAGAGGATTGAACCGAACTGTTCCTATGACTGTGTGAGGCCGAGAAAATCTGTAGAAAGCATCTAAGGCATGTTGTGGTGAATTCCAAGGGTTCTTCGAAGGTTCGGACTCAAAAGACTGTTCAGAAGCTGATTTAACTCTAGAATCCAGACTCCGGCTCGAGTTTAACTTCACAATTCTTCCACCAAAACATATTTCATCAATCAAAGCCCGCCCTTGAGCTTGTAGCTGTAATCTCAAGGGCATGGTATATGATTTCCCCTCATTTCTGAAAGCTTTGCGTTTGAAAGAATGCGTCGCAACATTTGAAGCTATTAATTTCAaataccaaacattaaaaagaaaagattttGAAGTAacatttcaaaacgaaacaacGAACCAAGCATATATATATGAATGTAGGTAACATGAGAAAAAAAACCCATTAAATTGCACTAAACTCAGAAAGTATAACGCATCTGCAATTATGCGAATTGTGAATTCCCACGCACGTCTGTTATTCACCCCAATACATCAAATCAAACTCGAATCATGAGAAAAATGTCAAAGATATTACAAAATCAAGAATcacagacaaaaaaaaaaaagcagaatCTTCGAACTTGAACCAGCCGCCCACAAAACAAAGCATTAGCAAAAACAGGGAGAATAGCATCTGAGCACTTACAACAGTGGAGTGAAGTTAACTCGGCCAAATATGGGATTGGAAGTGGAGATGAGGCTTTCTGGAAAGACCCAACAAGCAAAGGTTCCATTTTTCCTCTCAATCTCTTCTCACTTGAATTTCAGCACCAAGAAAAAGTTCAATTAATATGGTTTTGAGGACGAACTTGTATCAATTTCTAGAAGAGGGGTGAATCAGGTTCTTGCATGTCCTACAATTTGCAAGGTCCAATAATACGAACGTATCGTAAGGGTCTGTTTGGACAGACTTTTCCACGTACGAAGTTCTCAGTAATTTGACCTTATACAAAAATGGAATTAAATTTCTGATCGTTTTCATCGTCTTTGTCGTGTCaatatttggcaaaaacttgtggaaatcatttaaaattttcaaaggcTCATTTATATTAGATTTAAAGTAAGTTGGCTtctcaatttttcaaaataataatgaggaggtctattgtgagacggtataacgaatttttatctgtgagacgggtcaatcctaccgatattcacaataaaaatttatatttttagcataaaaagtaataatttttcatgtatgacccaaataaaatatatgtctcacaaaatacgacccgtgagaccatctcacataaatttttgccaATAATAATTATGTTGTTTTCTAATTTTTGCATTAATTTGTTTCAAACAAAATGTTAAAAGTAATAcatagtctttttttttttacctctccctttaaaaaaacataaaaaaaattgtgagatCGTCTAATGGTTTATGTTTGTGAAACGGATCTTCGACTCAACCCAATTCATGAAAAAGAATAGTTTTTATtcaaaaagtattacttttcatgGTAAGTATTGGTCGGATTGACTCTTATCATAAATATAGAACTGTGAGATCGAATTAATTATGAGATCAAATGTTACACATACAACCTATGTGTTTcgtattaattttcaaaatccatatttatgtatagtacataaaaaaaattcgattttcAAGTTGTCAAAAGTGGGAAAATGAAGAACTAATATGTCCAAATTGTAACCAAAGAAACCCTATCATTGGCAACACGAGACAAAGAGGTCAAAAATGTCGACTAACACATCTCTTTCATAGTAAACCAGCTCCATCTCCAACTCCAAATGACCATTTTAtcctaaaattataatattaaaattaaggaggagttggtgaaaaattctcaatcaaaatatttctttgggttcactccctacccacaaaattgtggtactatgtcatacaaaatatggtacacttcatgtagaaatgtggtactaaaaaagtacccagggactgaacacaaaaaaaaaacgactactggagactgaaggccaatttcccgtaaAATTAaccttttattcaaacatacacCCTTGAAGATTGATGGAGACATGAGAAATTAGCATGGAAATTCATGTGAATAGTTATGGGCATATCCGTCAAAATTATTAATCCAAGCTTATCTAGAAATTCAGTTGTTATCCTTATAACAAATAGATTCAAAAACTTCTCGTAAAATGATGTACAATCTTTGTGTATTGGTAATATGTAGTCGTCGATCTTTGTTATTGAATAATAAGaatttaatcaatttatttttatcaattatCGGATGTTGGATCGAACTAAATCACAAGGcgagaataaaataaaatttcaagtcATATTTATTGCTATAAACACTcgaaatttcatgaaattgtcAAATGGGTATTATATGTACTCtcattctgttttttttttcccctccaaaattgctatatatatttcttttcagTTCTTCAAGAAGTCATGTAAGAATCTTGTCCAACATAAACTATCCATATGAAAGTTGATTTTCGTGAAATTTATGTATGTTTGGAAGGAAAACATTTGATCATGATTTATAACCAGTAAAATACTACCCAAAACGAAGAGTGGGTTAACTACATCAAAACTTTCTGATATAAGGGAATTGTTATAAAGAAATTAGTGatactttttatattaattttgatat of the Primulina huaijiensis isolate GDHJ02 chromosome 1, ASM1229523v2, whole genome shotgun sequence genome contains:
- the LOC140982438 gene encoding homogentisate phytyltransferase 1, chloroplastic isoform X2; this translates as MEPLLVGSFQKASSPLPIPYLAELTSLHCSSNVATHSFKRKAFRNEGKSYTMPLRLQLQAQGRALIDEICFGGRIVKLNSSRSLDSRVKSASEQSFESEPSKNPWNSPQHALDAFYRFSRPHTVIGTALSIISVSLLAVEKLSDFSPLFFSGVLEAIVAALLMNIYIVGLNQISDIDIDKVNKPYLPLASGEYSVITGVMIVSSFAILSFWLGWMIRSYPLLWALSVSFVLGTAYSINMFVFGRPAVFAKPVIFATAFMSFFSVVIALFKDIPDIVGDKKYGIQSFTVRLGQEKVFWVCIFLLEIAYAVALLVGATSSCTWSKWTTVIGHTILGLLLWNRAKSTDLKNKVAITSFYMFIWKLFYAEYLLIPLVR
- the LOC140982438 gene encoding homogentisate phytyltransferase 1, chloroplastic isoform X1, which translates into the protein MEPLLVGSFQKASSPLPIPYLAELTSLHCSSNVATHSFKRKAFRNEGKSYTMPLRLQLQAQGRALIDEICFGGRIVKLNSSRSLDSRVKSASEQSFESEPSKNPWNSPQHALDAFYRFSRPHTVIGTALSIISVSLLAVEKLSDFSPLFFSGVLEAIVAALLMNIYIVGLNQISDIDIDKVNKPYLPLASGEYSVITGVMIVSSFAILSFWLGWMIRSYPLLWALSVSFVLGTAYSINLPLLRWKRFAVVAALCILAVRAVIVQIAFYLHIQMFVFGRPAVFAKPVIFATAFMSFFSVVIALFKDIPDIVGDKKYGIQSFTVRLGQEKVFWVCIFLLEIAYAVALLVGATSSCTWSKWTTVIGHTILGLLLWNRAKSTDLKNKVAITSFYMFIWKLFYAEYLLIPLVR